AGGTCACGAACAGGTTCGGTGAGTAGTTGCCCGGACCGTAGAGCTGTTCGGCCTGCCGTTGCAGGTCCTCGACACCCTGCAGTGTCACACCGCTGAACTTCCCGTCGGCGAGGAAGGGCAGCACCCACGGCAGCTCGATGAGGTGCCGGACAGAGTCACAGTCGTTGTGGGTGCCGATGGTCAGGACGGAGAACATCGGGTCGGTCGCGGTGTGGCACAGGGACTCGGCGGACGCCATCTTCATCGGCTGCTGGACGAACATGAGCTTCGCCTGCATGTCGCCGGTGATGAACAGGGCCACGGCGGAGACCACGGTGGTCCACCAGCCGAGCCGGTGGGCGGGCCGGTGCATGTCGTGGCGGGCGACCTCGGGCGCGAGCTGACCACCCTCGGCGAGCTTGCGCATCGCGGCGCGGTCGCGGACCATCCACCAACCGCTGACGCCGAGGACGAACGTGCCCGCGGTGAGCAGGGACCCGGCGACCGCGTGGGGGAACGCCGCCAGTGCCGTCGGGTTGGTGAGCAGGGCGATGATGTCGGTGAGTTCGGCGCGTCCGGTGTCCGGGTTGTACTCGGCGCCGACCGGGTGCTGCATGAACGAGTTCGCCACGATGATGAAGTAGGCGGAGAGGTTCACGGCTACCGCGACGATCCAGATGCACGCGGTGTGCAGCCAGCCGGGGAGCTTCCCCCAGCCGAAGATCCACAGTCCGAGGAAGGTGGATTCGAGGAAGAAGGCGACGAGGCCTTCGAGGGCGAGCGGGCCGCCGAAGACGTCACCGACCATCCGCGAGTACTCGGACCAGTTCATGCCGAACTGGAATTCCTGGACGATGCCGGTGGCCACGCCGACGGCGAAGTTGACGAGCAGGACGGTGCCGAAGAACCGTGTCGCCCGGTACCACGCCGGTTTCCCGGTGACCTGCCAGAACGTCTGCATCAGGGCGACCATCGGCGCCAGCCCGATGGTCAGCGGAACGAAAATGAAGTGATAGACGGTGGTGATGCCGAACTGCCACCGTGAGATGTCGACGACATCCATGGGCTCATTCCTCCACGACTGGTGTTCCCGGCCCGGCGGACTGCCGGGCCTCTGGACGGGGCCGGACATCGGCGTCCGGATTGTCCGTCTGTAGAAAGGGTCGTCCGGGCCGGGGACGGAGTTCCGGTGGGGCGATCACCTCTACCCGCAATCTTAAGTCGACTTATGCATGACTGGGGGTGATGTCCTAGCCATCACATAAGTGATAACTCAATGCATAACAGCTGGTTATGTTGCGGGGTGACCGGTCAGCCCGTCCGGCATGCGTCCCCGGCGGGTCGGCCGTGTTGCGCCGGTGTGTCCGGCACCGGGGCCTGCCGCAGGTCCGTGAACCGGAGGTTAAACAGTGCTCTCACGGCTCAACAGCTCCGACTGCGCCGGTTAGCGTCCTGTCCAGACCGACCCGCCCCGCATCAGGACCGACGGTGACGGGGTCACGACGACGGAAGGACCGGCACAATGACCAGCACAGCGACCAGCATGACGACCGGCACGGCGACCGGCACGGCGACCGGCACAGACCGGAGCAACGACGGTGACGTCACCGGGGGAGGCATCGTCATCGTCGGCCTCGGCATGGTCGGCCACCGCACCGCCGGGGAGATCCTCGCCCGCGACCCGGCGGCGCGGGTGACCGTGGTCTCCGGCGAGCACTGTCCCGCCTACGACCGGGTGGCCCTGTCCAGTTACGTCGGCAACTGGGACCGCGGCCTCCTCGAATTCGACGCCCTCCCGGCAACTGTCGACCGCATCGACGGCACCGCGACGGCGGTCGATCCCGGGACGCGGACGCTCACCGTGACGGACGCCGCGGGTGAGACCACCGACCTGCCCTATGACCACCTCGTCCTGGCCACCGGCTCCCACGCCTTCGTCCCCCCGGTGCCCGGCCACGATCTGCCGCACTGCACCGTCTACCGGACCCTCGACGACCTTGACGGTATCCGCGAGACCGTCGAATCCGCCCGGGCGCGGCAGCTGACCGCGGCAGGCACAGACGGCACAGGCGGCACAGGCAGCACGGATGTCACGGTGCGGGCCGCGGTCATCGGCGGCGGGCTGCTCGGTCTCGAGGCCGCGAATGCCCTGCGACTGCTCGGCGCCGAGGCCCACATCATCGAACGCTCGCCCCGGCTCATGCCCATCCAGGTCGATGCCCCCGGTGGCGCCCTGCTCGCCGACAAGATCCGGGAACTCGGCGTCCGGGTCCACACCGCGGCGACCACCGACGCGATCACCGTCAGCACCGTCGATCCCGAGCGGCTCGACATCGCCCTCTCGGTGGAGACCGACGGCACCGGAGAGACCGGCGGCCGCCTCACCCTCACCGTCGACATCGTCGTGTTCTCCACCGGGGTGCGCCCCAACGACCAGCTCGCCGGCCCCGCCGGCCTGGCCACCGCACCGCGCGGCGGCATCCTCGTCGACCGCGACTGCCGCACCTCCGACCCGCACATCAGCGCCGTGGGGGAGT
This is a stretch of genomic DNA from Corynebacterium nuruki S6-4. It encodes these proteins:
- a CDS encoding cytochrome ubiquinol oxidase subunit I translates to MDVVDISRWQFGITTVYHFIFVPLTIGLAPMVALMQTFWQVTGKPAWYRATRFFGTVLLVNFAVGVATGIVQEFQFGMNWSEYSRMVGDVFGGPLALEGLVAFFLESTFLGLWIFGWGKLPGWLHTACIWIVAVAVNLSAYFIIVANSFMQHPVGAEYNPDTGRAELTDIIALLTNPTALAAFPHAVAGSLLTAGTFVLGVSGWWMVRDRAAMRKLAEGGQLAPEVARHDMHRPAHRLGWWTTVVSAVALFITGDMQAKLMFVQQPMKMASAESLCHTATDPMFSVLTIGTHNDCDSVRHLIELPWVLPFLADGKFSGVTLQGVEDLQRQAEQLYGPGNYSPNLFVTYWGFRMMIGLMVVSLFLAALSWLLTRKGRIPSGRAATAFRWISLIAIPTPFLANSAGWVFTEMGRQPWIVHPNPDSVGDPNTELIRMTVDMGVSDHAPWTVIVTLIGFTLLYAVLAVIWFWLVRRAVLAGPPVEDGPTVDGDAGPAEPVHFTTAPAATDPTESAESTDSTDPVTAGRSV